The Mycolicibacterium monacense genome contains the following window.
CGGCCATCGAACAAGCGAGGCCGATCGACGACGACCGAATCCGCGCCCTTACGGCGCGCGACGCACTGGCCGACTGGGTGGGCTTCAAGGCCCAGTTGCCCAGCAACGGCGAAACGGCAGCAATCGAAGACTCGAAGACTTTCGCCATACTCCCGAACGCCATTGCCGTGATCCGTCGCGCAGCGGCAGAGGAGGCCTTACTACGGAGGTCCGCAGTCGACGCCGGCAATAACGTTCGGAACAAAGAGACTGACCGAATGCTGGCTGACATGTCAGTCGAACGGCTCCGTGAGGCGACGCGCGACAAGATCCGCGTCGGCGCTCTGACGGCCAACGGCATCACCAACGTGCTCGACGTGTTGGCCAACGAGGCAGTCCTCGAATACTTCGACGGTATCGGGCAGACCTCCGCGACCCGCATCCGGGCGGCGGCGCGAACACTGCGGCAGAACACATTCGACGAAATGCCGATGCGTATCGACATTAAGAACCGTACCTCCGAACACACGGAATTCCTCCGCAGCCTTCGCGCCTGGGATGCCGCGCGTCGCGCCTCCGCTTCGACTGCTGAAATGGCGATCGTTCAGGAACTGGCTCCTCTTGCGTCCGCAATCGACAAGACGGTCAGCCATGCCATCGTCATTCCGACCGCCTCATCGACCGTCGAGGACTTCCGAGACGCCATTCAAATCGTCGCTCGAGTGGCACGTTCCATCGCCGACGCCCGAGACTCCGCCGTAAGCGGGGACCCGTGGGAGGACTTCCTCGCACGCCCGGCAGACTATTTCGCGCTGCTCGCCGAATTGGGCTTCATCACTGAGGACGACGAGAAAGCCCACGGCGACTTACCCACGGAGATCATCGAAGCTGTACGTGATCTGGAGTTGAAGTGCGACCACCTCACAGCGTCACTGCGCGGTTACCAAAGCTTCGCGGCGCGGTTCGCCCTCGTTCAGCGGAAGGTGATCATCGGCGACGAGATGGGCCTGGGCAAGACCGTCGAAGCCATCGCCGCCTTGGCACACCTTCGAGCCAAGGGCGAGCAGAACTTCCTCGTTGTCTGTCCCGCGGCAGTGGTGACGAACTGGATTCGCGAAGTAACCGCCAAGTCGAAACTAAACGCACATCGTTTACACGGGCCTGACCGGCAGTGGGCGGCCAAGAACTGGCAACGCAATGGCGGCGTCGCCGTGACCACTTTCGAGACGCTGCGCTGGCTCACCGATAACGTTGCAGTACCGCAACTAGGCTGCGTAGTCGTCGACGAAGCGCACTACATCAAGAACCCCGATGCGCTTCGTACACAGAGGACTTCGCAGCTGATCGGTTCCTGCGAGCGAGCAATTCTGCTCACGGGAACACCGTTGGAGAATCGGCTGGACGAGTTCCGAAATCTCGTCGGTTACCTTCGCCCTGATCTCATACTGGACGCCAACGAGTTCGCTCCGAAGAAGTTCCGTCGCCAAGTCGCACCTGCCTACCTTCGCCGCAATCAAGAAGACGTACTCACCGAGTTGCCCGACCTCGTCGAGGTCGAGGAGTGGGTGCCGATGTCGGGCGCGGATGCATCGGCGTATCGCGCGGCGGTGGAGCAACGCAACTTCATGGCGATGCGCCAAGCAAGTATGAGGCAGGGACTCAAGTCATCGAAGATGCAACGTCTGATCGAGATCGTCGAAGAGGCAGAGGATAACGGCCGCCGCGTCGTCGTCTTCTCGCACTTCCTTGACGTCCTCAGCGATGTGGCACGGCACATGCCCGGTCGAGTCGTCGGCCCTCTCACCGGTTCCGTAGCCGCCAGCCAACGCCAGGTGATGGTCGACGACTTCTCCGCCGCACAGAAGGGCGCTGTATTGGTGGCTCAGATCGTCGCCGGCGGCGTGGGTTTGAACATCCAAGCGGCATCCGTCGTCGTGATCTGCGAACCGCAACTCAAGCCCACCACCGAGTGGCAGGCCATCGCCCGCGCACATCGCATGGGGCAGCTGGAATCCGTGCAGGTTCACCGGCTTCTTTCCGATGAAGGTGTCGATCAACGAGTGCGGGAGATCCTCGCAACGAAGAAACTTCTGTTCGAGAGCTTCGCGCGGGAGAGCGACATGGCCGCAAGCGCTCCCGAGGCCTATGACATCACCGAAGCCGAACTGGCGCGCGACATCATCGCCGCTGAACGCGAACGCCTTCTAGGCGGGTCGGCGCGTGCGTCGAACGGCGACGGTGTCAACGCGTCCGGAGCAGCGGTGTCGGCCGTGAGTGATAGGCGTGCGCGTCCTGTTCCATCGACGCCGACCGCGCCTACGTTTGTCGCTCAACCATTAGATGATTCGCGCTCAGCGCCGCCGTTGAGCACCGCCTCGTCTCAGGGGCAAGCGAAGCGCAGTGGACACACATCCCCATCGACTGTCGCCACATCTGGCCCAGCCAACGCCGACGGGCTCGCTCCCTACCTCGCGTTCGAGGAGCGCCTGGCGCCCATCTCGCGAGAATCCCCGGATCAGATCCTGAAGAATGTCGTGAAGATCGTGGCGGTCGAGGGGCCCGTGACCGGCTGGCGTATCCATGACGTCTACCGGTCGTGTTCCGCCGGAAGCGATACCTACGAGGAGTTCTCGCGGCTACTGAACCGTGCGATCTCCGCGGCGGAGAAGCAAGGAATGATCGTCTCCGACAATCTTTTCAACCGGGCCGGGAACAAGCCGAGATCGTTCAGGCTCCCGACACAAGTGCCCGCGAATGTTCGGCAGCTCGGACCACGAACGGTGGACATCGTCCCACCGGCGGAGTTGCGTCACCTCTGCGACAAGGTCTCAGGAGGCCGGCCATTGCCAGACGCGGAGATTTTGGCGCTCGTCGCAAAGAAGCTGAAGCTTCGAGGGCTCAGCGCAGCGGACCGCGACGCGATTCTTGCCGTACTCCGGCTGAACGCCCGATAGGCGCCGACCCTGCACCCCTCAGTCTCATGCCAGTGCTGCGCGAATGTGGCGTGCCAACGCCGCTGCGAGACCAACAGGTACAGCGTTGCCGATCTGTCTAGCGATCTCGGTCTTCGAGCCGCACCAAACAAAGGATTCGGGGAAATCCTGTAGTTGAGCCGCCTCAAGATGGGTGATCACGCGGTTGACCCGTCGCCGCGGATCGCTCGGATCCCATTGTGGGTGCAGGTATTGCCCCTTCTCCGGCTTGAAGAATTCAATGCGGATCGTCAAAGACGGCGCGTCCCAACGCATGCGGCCCATGACGTCGGTCGTTCCGGTCGGCTTGTTTCGCCAACAAGCCGACAGCAGTTCATCGGGTAGATCGAATCTTCCGCCGCCCGGGGGAATGCAGTCGTAACGCTGGAGGGACCGTTCACGCGGACTACGGCCGAAGTGTAGATCCAACCACTTGAACGGTCCGGGTACGACTTCGCCGAAGAAGGTGGTTCGAGCGTCGGGTAGGGAGGTCGTCGAGGGCCGCTCAGGAAGCGTCCCGATGCGGTCGCGGACAGTCATCCACGGTTCGAGGTCCACCGTCGGCGTCTTCGAGTGAGTGGGAGGCGGCAGGTCGACTCTTCCGACCCGAGAGCCGATGACGATTGTGCGTGGACGGCGCTGCGCCACACCGTAGTCGGCCGCGAGAAGCACCCCGTGGGTCAATTCGTAGCGACTGATCATTCCGTGCTCCGCCTCGTCCAACAGCAGTTGGAATTCGGCACTATTTCGGAACCGCTGAACATTCTCGATGACGAACACCCGCGGGTTCGCGCGTTCGACCACCTCGAGATAACGCTTCCAAAGCTTGTTCCGAGGGTCGTTGACGTCCTTACTGCCCAAGTTCGAGAAACCCTGACATGGCGGACCGCCGATGACTACATCCGCGTGGGGTACCTCGCCCTTGAGAGCCTCGTCGATGTCTCCCCAGAAGATGTGGTCCTCGCCGAAGTTGGCGGCGTAGGTCGCGGCGGCGTGGAGGTTCAACTCGACGGAGAACACCGGATCGAAGCCCTGCGGCTTGAAGCCGGCGGTCATACCCCCACAACCTGCGAATAGGTCGATCAGCTTCAGGGACTGCGCCACGCCAACATGCTAGGCAGCTGGACCGACAGACCACCGCTAGGCTCACCGATTACTGTGGATGGATGGCCGACTCTTGGGCCTCCTCGCCTGGCGTAAGGGCGAGCATGCGGTCGAACAAGGGCAGGGATACCAAGCCCGAGGTCGCTCTGCGATCCGCCGTGCACGCGTTGGGGCTGCGGTACCGCGTGTCGACTCGCCCCGTGAAGGAGATACGGCGTACCGCCGACCTCGTGTTCTCACGCGCGAAGGTCGCGGTATTCCTCGACGGCTGTTTCTGGCACGGCTGTCCCGATCACCACACCGTCGCCGTTACGAACGGAGAGTTCTGGGCCGCGAAGGTCGAAGCCAACCGGGCCCGGGACCGCGATACCGACCGCAAGCTGGCCGACGCTGGGTGGGTGACCGTCCGGATCTGGGAACACGAGGACCCCCTGGTCGCTGCGCACCGAATACAAGACGTGGTTGTGGAACGTAGTGAGTCGAGACGCGGAACTGGCTAAGGGCCTCGATCACCATTGACCGCACAATGACCGCTGGCGAGTAACTCGAGGACCGCCCGTTCTATAAGGAAATCACTTCCTCGGGACGGCGGTGTGTCACAGCCGCCCCATACTCGTCGACCGTCGACGCCAACAGGGCGTCCAGATCGCCGCCGTAGTTCGCTTGGACCATCCGACGCACTGTGGCAGCAAGTGTTCCCCCGGCGATCAGCACGACTGGATACTGGTCGTCGATGATCTCCACCTGAGCCTGACGCGAGAAGGATCCCGTCGTCACGTAGACGCCGATCCATCCACGGCGTAATCGGGCCACAACACGGGCAACCTGCTCGGGCGACACCGACGAAGTCGGCTGGATGCACTTCGCCTGTCCGAGGACAACGACCGGCGTACTGGCCTTTAAAGACCCCATATCGATTCGACCGATGAAATCGACACCGCCGTCGCCTGACGATCTGGACAACCACCCCTCCTTGTACCGAGCGCCGGACTCTCGAAAGACCTCTGCGGCGACCCTCGATGCCAGCAGCTCGAACGCGTGCTTTCGACCGTCATAGAACTTGTAAAGCGTTTGTAAGGTGGCCGCCTCTGCTGATCCGCTGGCGGGCTGCTGCTCTTTGCTGCTTTGGACAGCGCTTGCAAGCACTCGCCGTCGGATCCCGGGGATGGCGAGCCGCCCTTGTCTGACCCAACGAATCCAGGACTCCGGCGCATGGCGGAGGGTTTCGCCAGCGGCGAGGGCAGCGTTTCTCCGGTCATCGATCCAGCGGAAGTCGACGCCATCGATTTCGCCACCCGATACGACAGCGAGATCGAGCGAGAGATTGGGAAAACTGCGGCCCGTCTCGGGATCGCGCTGAACGACGTGCTCCAAGCGCTCAATGATCGCGGCTCCGCAGAATTCCACATGTCCTTTCACTACCGCTCGACCGGCACGATGGACAGTGACCGCACGAAAAAGGAACAGTGGTGGCGCCAGCAGCCGCTCCTCTCGGGTAGTCCCCGCGTGCAGGCGGGCCGCTTCAAGCAGTAATCGGTTGCCTTTGGTCTCTCCGGGCAGCCCAACGGTAGACGGCTTGTGGTCGCCGAAGTATCGAACGTGTCCGTGATCAAGGTCGAACTCGTCATGCCATGGATTCGTCTCGTGGCCGGCCTTCCACGGGCTGGATCGGATGGCAATCAGAGCTCGTCTGGAACGGTCCGGACCGACCACTTCCGCTGGTGCATTGATGCCCGCCTCGAGCATGACCTTCGGTAATCCCAAGCCTCCGGGACTCGTTAGCCAATGGTAGTTGACGAACCCATCAAGCTCGACGTCGCGTTGGTTAGCCCCTTGCGCGTACCGCAGTTCGTCGCCTACGAACACTAACCGCGGTTTGTTGGCCACTTCGGCCGAGGCTGCCCAGGCGATGTCTGCTTTCGGCCCGTTCATGACGCCCCTGCCCGACGGCTCCCCAACGGAGCCGTGTATCGCTGATCAGGTTAGCGTCAGACCGATCGGTTAATCGGCGGATAACTGAGCCGGCCGGTGCAGGCGCCATCATGCGTATCGGTGTGGGTACCGCAGGATGCCGTCAAGCCTGCTGACAATAGTCGTCAGAACTGCAGCGCAATTAGAACGGTGCAGATCCGGTCTCCCAATAATGAGTCCAAGAGAGGTTTTGGCTCACGACGCCGAATTCGTTGAGCCAGGCGGGTTCTGAACCGGAGAACACGTTCGCGATGTAGCGTACTTCATCGAGGTGAGGTCCGTCCGGGTGTACTGATACCAGCGCAAGTCGGTGATTTGGAGCGGCGTTGAGCGCGAGCAGAACCTCGGTACGGGTGATGGTGAACGTGTCGGCTCCCGTAATGCGCGCTCTGACTTCGATCCGCAGATTCACGTCCCCGGCGCGTTCGGACAGTATGTCGAAACCGGGGTTATTGAAAGGCTGTTCGACAGGAGTGCGACCGAGCGAACGCTCCGCCGCGAGTACCGCCTCGATGCCTCTACGCTCGATGGCTTTACGGTTTGCGGCGTCGACGGGCGTCGAGGGTCCTGAATTGGCCGTGGGTGCCGGCATGACGAGCGCCGCCGAAACGATTCTCGGCGGCAGTGGGTTCATTCGGAGTTGTCTATCGATCTGCGCAAGCCGTAGCTCGAGGCGCGCAATCAAGTCGTCGGCCCGCCGGCGTAATGCATCCCCAGAAGTGCGGACACGCCTCCCGTCCTCGGCGGCTGAGTCGGTGCGAGACGCCTCTGTTTCAAGACGGCTGATCTCACGCCCTAGTCGTTCCTTCACTGCGGCAGTGAGGCGTTCGTACTCGGTCGTCCTACGTGAGACGGCATGTTCGGCGAATGAAGGTAACTGGTGGGCGATCACCCATGAAGTAGCGGTAGCTTCAGCCTGCGCAAGCCATGACTCGTCTTCGATCCTCGGTCCCACAGGAGACTTGTAATCCAGATAGGGGGCTGGTCCAGCGTCGACAACCGCCCCTTTGGCGTCGGTGACTACGTATCCGAAGCCTCGTGCGATCGTCGTGCCCGTTGCGTCCCGCACGGCGTTCAGCACACCCACTAGAAGCGACGGCTCTTCGATATTGTCGGCTTCCAGAACCGTGCCGTGCTCGAGCGCGTCCTGGAGCCGGTCGACGGTGAGGCGAAGTACCGCATCGTGAAGTGGGTGACCGGGCGCTAGGAGCTCGGCGCGCTCGACGCCTGGCCCTTCGAGCTTTGTCAGGTCAAAGCTCACGCGGTGATAGCGGCGAGCGATAGGAGCTCTCGTAGACTCACGTATCCGCGGCGGCACATGCGTGATCTCAT
Protein-coding sequences here:
- a CDS encoding DEAD/DEAH box helicase — protein: MVSQEQPSTSAIGDEVRAWVDAAKAVVSAREEVAGSSAAQSAALRARTVTARRGDLGLWHVIPLRFDDQALVQCLARAACLPQVHPDVQRELDRLTTEIAAATDDLRKVTGFGRLLLFGGTRDKANQAARFLTDYHRWFLTSGIGPAIEQARPIDDDRIRALTARDALADWVGFKAQLPSNGETAAIEDSKTFAILPNAIAVIRRAAAEEALLRRSAVDAGNNVRNKETDRMLADMSVERLREATRDKIRVGALTANGITNVLDVLANEAVLEYFDGIGQTSATRIRAAARTLRQNTFDEMPMRIDIKNRTSEHTEFLRSLRAWDAARRASASTAEMAIVQELAPLASAIDKTVSHAIVIPTASSTVEDFRDAIQIVARVARSIADARDSAVSGDPWEDFLARPADYFALLAELGFITEDDEKAHGDLPTEIIEAVRDLELKCDHLTASLRGYQSFAARFALVQRKVIIGDEMGLGKTVEAIAALAHLRAKGEQNFLVVCPAAVVTNWIREVTAKSKLNAHRLHGPDRQWAAKNWQRNGGVAVTTFETLRWLTDNVAVPQLGCVVVDEAHYIKNPDALRTQRTSQLIGSCERAILLTGTPLENRLDEFRNLVGYLRPDLILDANEFAPKKFRRQVAPAYLRRNQEDVLTELPDLVEVEEWVPMSGADASAYRAAVEQRNFMAMRQASMRQGLKSSKMQRLIEIVEEAEDNGRRVVVFSHFLDVLSDVARHMPGRVVGPLTGSVAASQRQVMVDDFSAAQKGAVLVAQIVAGGVGLNIQAASVVVICEPQLKPTTEWQAIARAHRMGQLESVQVHRLLSDEGVDQRVREILATKKLLFESFARESDMAASAPEAYDITEAELARDIIAAERERLLGGSARASNGDGVNASGAAVSAVSDRRARPVPSTPTAPTFVAQPLDDSRSAPPLSTASSQGQAKRSGHTSPSTVATSGPANADGLAPYLAFEERLAPISRESPDQILKNVVKIVAVEGPVTGWRIHDVYRSCSAGSDTYEEFSRLLNRAISAAEKQGMIVSDNLFNRAGNKPRSFRLPTQVPANVRQLGPRTVDIVPPAELRHLCDKVSGGRPLPDAEILALVAKKLKLRGLSAADRDAILAVLRLNAR
- a CDS encoding DNA cytosine methyltransferase codes for the protein MAQSLKLIDLFAGCGGMTAGFKPQGFDPVFSVELNLHAAATYAANFGEDHIFWGDIDEALKGEVPHADVVIGGPPCQGFSNLGSKDVNDPRNKLWKRYLEVVERANPRVFVIENVQRFRNSAEFQLLLDEAEHGMISRYELTHGVLLAADYGVAQRRPRTIVIGSRVGRVDLPPPTHSKTPTVDLEPWMTVRDRIGTLPERPSTTSLPDARTTFFGEVVPGPFKWLDLHFGRSPRERSLQRYDCIPPGGGRFDLPDELLSACWRNKPTGTTDVMGRMRWDAPSLTIRIEFFKPEKGQYLHPQWDPSDPRRRVNRVITHLEAAQLQDFPESFVWCGSKTEIARQIGNAVPVGLAAALARHIRAALA
- a CDS encoding very short patch repair endonuclease, translated to MADSWASSPGVRASMRSNKGRDTKPEVALRSAVHALGLRYRVSTRPVKEIRRTADLVFSRAKVAVFLDGCFWHGCPDHHTVAVTNGEFWAAKVEANRARDRDTDRKLADAGWVTVRIWEHEDPLVAAHRIQDVVVERSESRRGTG
- a CDS encoding restriction endonuclease, which gives rise to MNGPKADIAWAASAEVANKPRLVFVGDELRYAQGANQRDVELDGFVNYHWLTSPGGLGLPKVMLEAGINAPAEVVGPDRSRRALIAIRSSPWKAGHETNPWHDEFDLDHGHVRYFGDHKPSTVGLPGETKGNRLLLEAARLHAGTTREERLLAPPLFLFRAVTVHRAGRAVVKGHVEFCGAAIIERLEHVVQRDPETGRSFPNLSLDLAVVSGGEIDGVDFRWIDDRRNAALAAGETLRHAPESWIRWVRQGRLAIPGIRRRVLASAVQSSKEQQPASGSAEAATLQTLYKFYDGRKHAFELLASRVAAEVFRESGARYKEGWLSRSSGDGGVDFIGRIDMGSLKASTPVVVLGQAKCIQPTSSVSPEQVARVVARLRRGWIGVYVTTGSFSRQAQVEIIDDQYPVVLIAGGTLAATVRRMVQANYGGDLDALLASTVDEYGAAVTHRRPEEVISL
- a CDS encoding DUF3883 domain-containing protein, whose translation is MVNYDLPWNPNRIEQRFGRIHRIGQKNVCQLWNMVARDTREGEVFRRLLDKIQEQRAAYGGKVFDVLGTPMVNIKLADLLRDAIRYGEREEVRQRMQKTIDAGIVEGLQELIADHALTHDVLPPDDLDKLREEMEEARARRLQPHFIRDAFTEAFRQLGGRIDTREKERYEITHVPPRIRESTRAPIARRYHRVSFDLTKLEGPGVERAELLAPGHPLHDAVLRLTVDRLQDALEHGTVLEADNIEEPSLLVGVLNAVRDATGTTIARGFGYVVTDAKGAVVDAGPAPYLDYKSPVGPRIEDESWLAQAEATATSWVIAHQLPSFAEHAVSRRTTEYERLTAAVKERLGREISRLETEASRTDSAAEDGRRVRTSGDALRRRADDLIARLELRLAQIDRQLRMNPLPPRIVSAALVMPAPTANSGPSTPVDAANRKAIERRGIEAVLAAERSLGRTPVEQPFNNPGFDILSERAGDVNLRIEVRARITGADTFTITRTEVLLALNAAPNHRLALVSVHPDGPHLDEVRYIANVFSGSEPAWLNEFGVVSQNLSWTHYWETGSAPF